The following are from one region of the Canis lupus dingo isolate Sandy chromosome 19, ASM325472v2, whole genome shotgun sequence genome:
- the RAB33B gene encoding ras-related protein Rab-33B: MESSLEASLSSSGAVSGAAGFLPPARSRIFKIIVIGDSNVGKTCLTYRFCAGRFPDRTEATIGVDFRERAVEIDGERIKIQLWDTAGQERFRKSMVQHYYRNVHAVVFVYDMTNMASFHSLPSWIEECKQHLLASDIPRILVGNKCDLRSAIQVPTDLAQKFADTHSMPLFETSAKNPNDNDHVEAIFMTLAHKLKSHKPLMLSQPPDNGIILKPEPKPAMTCWC; encoded by the exons ATGGAGTCGTCCCTGGAGGCGAGCTTGTCGTCCAGCGGCGCGGTGTCGGGGGCCGCGGGGTTCCTGCCGCCGGCTCGCTCCCGCATCTTCAAGATCATCGTGATCGGCGACTCCAACGTGGGCAAGACGTGCCTGACCTACCGCTTCTGCGCCGGCCGTTTCCCCGACCGCACGGAGGCTACTATCGGGGTGGATTTCCGAGAACGAGCCGTGGAGATCGACGGGGAGCGCATCAAG atcCAGTTGTGGGACACAGCAGGACAAGAACGATTTAGAAAGAGCATGGTCCAGCACTATTACAGAAATGTACATGCTGTTGTCTTCGTGTACGATATGACCAACATGGCTAGTTTTCATAGCCTGCCATCTTGGATAGAAGAATGCAAACAGCATTTGCTAGCCAGTGACATACCACGGATTCTCGTTGGAAATAAATGTGACTTGAGAAGTGCCATTCAAGTACCTACAGACTTGGCACAAAAATTTGCTGACACACACAGTATGCCTTTGTTTGAAACCTCTGCGAAAAACCCCAATGATAATGACCATGTGGAAGCTATATTTATGACCTTGGCTCATAAACTTAAGAGCCACAAACCATTAATGCTTAGTCAACCCCCTGATAACGGAATTATTCTGAAGCCTGAACCAAAGCCTGCAATGACATGCTGGTGCTAA